From one Salmo salar chromosome ssa09, Ssal_v3.1, whole genome shotgun sequence genomic stretch:
- the LOC100380837 gene encoding ras-related protein Rap-2c, whose protein sequence is MKEYKVVVLGSGGVGKSALTVQFVTGTFIEKYDPTIEDFYRKEIEVDSSPSVLEILDTAGTEQFASMRDLYIKNGQGFILVYSLVNQQSFQDIRPMRDQIVRVKRFEKVPLILVGNKVDLESEREVAGADGRALAQEWGCPFIETSAKSKTMVDELFAEIVRQMNYATLPEKQEQCCTACVVQ, encoded by the exons ATGAAGGAGTACAAAGTGGTTGTGTTGGGAAGCGGAGGCGTTGGCAAGTCCGCGCTGACTGTCCAGTTTGTCACGGGCACGTTCATCGAAAAATATGACCCTACAATTGAGGACTTCTATCGGAAAGAGATTGAAGTGGACTCGTCGCCTTCGGTGTTGGAGATCCTTGACACGGCAGGGACAGAACAGTTCGCCTCCATGAGGGACCTGTACATCAAGAACGGCCAGGGTTTCATACTTGTCTACAGTCTCGTCAATCAACAGTCTTTTCAG GACATCAGGCCGATGCGAGACCAGATAGTGCGGGTCAAGCGCTTTGAGAAGGTGCCACTGATCCTGGTGGGCAACAAGGTGGACCTGGAGTCTGAGAGGGAGGTTGCAGGTGCAGACGGTCGGGCCCTGGCTCAGGAGTGGGGCTGCCCCTTCATCGAGACCTCAGCCAAGAGCAAGACCATGGTGGACGAGCTGTTTGCTGAGATCGTCCGTCAGATGAACTATGCTACGCTGCCAGAGAAACAGGAGCAGTGCTGCACGGCCTGTGTGGTGCAGTAA
- the zgc:92907 gene encoding UDP-N-acetylglucosamine transferase subunit ALG13 homolog, which yields MKRVFVTVGTTSFDDLIERVTSPEAVQELKARGYQHLVLQVGQGSILPDSDSCHELTLEAFRFKDSIAENIKCADLVISHAGAGSCLETLGADKPLLVVVNDKLMDNHQLELARQLHQDSHLLYCTPSTLNETLKTMDLAVLSPFLPGQPKHFANFLDRALGVQ from the exons ATGAAGAGGGTATTTGTAACTGTAGGAACAACAAGCTTTGATGACCTAATCGAACGCGTTACTTCCCCTGAAGCTGTTCAA GAGTTGAAAGCCCGCGGCTATCAACATTTGGTTCTGCAGGTTGGACAAGGCTCCATTCTCCCAGATTCAGACAGCTGTCACGAGCTCACGTTAGAGGCATTTCGATTCAAGGATTCCATTGCTGAAAATATCAAATGTGCCGACTTGGTTATCAGCCATGCTG GGGCAGGTAGTTGTCTGGAGACCCTTGGTGCAGACAAGCCACTGCTAGTGGTGGTCAATGACAAACTTATGGACAATCACCAGCTAGAGCTGGCCAGACAGCTACACCAAgactcacacctactgtactgcACCCCCAG CACTCTTAATGAGACCCTGAAGACAATGGACCTTGCTGTTCTCTCACCCTTCTTACCCGGACAACCAAAGCATTTTGCCAATTTCCTGGACAGGGCCCTTGGTGTTCAATAA
- the zgc:92907 gene encoding UDP-N-acetylglucosamine transferase subunit ALG13 homolog isoform X1: MKRVFVTVGTTSFDDLIERVTSPEAVQVGQGSILPDSDSCHELTLEAFRFKDSIAENIKCADLVISHAGAGSCLETLGADKPLLVVVNDKLMDNHQLELARQLHQDSHLLYCTPSTLNETLKTMDLAVLSPFLPGQPKHFANFLDRALGVQ, from the exons ATGAAGAGGGTATTTGTAACTGTAGGAACAACAAGCTTTGATGACCTAATCGAACGCGTTACTTCCCCTGAAGCTGTTCAA GTTGGACAAGGCTCCATTCTCCCAGATTCAGACAGCTGTCACGAGCTCACGTTAGAGGCATTTCGATTCAAGGATTCCATTGCTGAAAATATCAAATGTGCCGACTTGGTTATCAGCCATGCTG GGGCAGGTAGTTGTCTGGAGACCCTTGGTGCAGACAAGCCACTGCTAGTGGTGGTCAATGACAAACTTATGGACAATCACCAGCTAGAGCTGGCCAGACAGCTACACCAAgactcacacctactgtactgcACCCCCAG CACTCTTAATGAGACCCTGAAGACAATGGACCTTGCTGTTCTCTCACCCTTCTTACCCGGACAACCAAAGCATTTTGCCAATTTCCTGGACAGGGCCCTTGGTGTTCAATAA